The following proteins come from a genomic window of Acetivibrio cellulolyticus CD2:
- a CDS encoding class I adenylate-forming enzyme family protein, whose amino-acid sequence MAITDFLERNAKLYPMEVSLVEINPTNQPDHTVTWREYNLIETSPNEKYRREMTWKEFDIKANRFANLLLTRGIKKGDKVAILLMNCLEWLPIYFGILKTGALAVPMNYRYTADEIKYCLELAEADALIFGPEFIGRVEQVFDHLHGVKTFFYVGENRPTFADSYDKLVSYCSSTAPAVELKDDDDAAIYFSSGTTGFPKAILHSHHALISSCMTEQNHHSQTREDVFLCIPPLYHTGAKMHWFGSLLSGSKAVILRGVKPEWVMQAVSEEKATIVWLLVPWVQDILDAIERGDIRLEDYRIDQWRLMHIGAQPVPPSLIRRWKQVFPNHQYDTNYGLSESIGPGCVHLGVENIHKVGSIGKAGYLWEIAIVKENGEPVEQGEVGELIVKGPGVMKCYFNNPKATAEILKDGWLYTGDVARMDEDGFVYLVDRKKDVIITGGENLYPVQIEDFLRANNAIKDVAVIGLPDERLGEIAAAIIELKEGAVCTEEDINEFCMELPRYKRPHKIIFAQVPRNPTGKIEKPRLREIYCGKRLVEAQTTK is encoded by the coding sequence ATGGCTATTACTGATTTTCTTGAAAGAAATGCAAAACTTTATCCAATGGAGGTCAGTCTCGTTGAAATCAATCCAACCAATCAACCCGATCATACAGTTACCTGGCGTGAATACAACCTGATCGAGACAAGCCCGAATGAAAAATATCGTCGTGAAATGACATGGAAGGAATTTGATATAAAGGCAAACCGTTTTGCAAACCTTTTGCTTACCCGAGGAATCAAAAAGGGTGATAAAGTTGCAATTTTGCTTATGAACTGCCTTGAGTGGCTTCCAATATACTTTGGAATTTTGAAAACTGGAGCTCTGGCTGTGCCTATGAATTACCGTTATACTGCAGACGAAATAAAGTATTGTCTGGAGTTGGCAGAGGCTGATGCCCTGATATTTGGGCCGGAATTTATTGGACGTGTGGAGCAGGTGTTTGACCATCTCCACGGCGTCAAAACATTTTTCTATGTTGGCGAAAACAGACCTACTTTTGCTGATAGTTATGATAAACTTGTTTCTTATTGCTCATCCACAGCACCGGCTGTTGAGTTGAAGGACGATGACGATGCAGCAATATATTTTTCTTCCGGTACAACCGGATTTCCAAAAGCGATTCTTCATTCACACCATGCACTGATTTCCTCGTGTATGACTGAGCAGAACCATCATTCGCAGACACGTGAAGATGTGTTTTTGTGTATTCCGCCGCTCTATCATACTGGTGCTAAAATGCACTGGTTCGGCAGTCTTTTGTCTGGAAGCAAAGCTGTTATTCTCAGGGGGGTTAAGCCTGAGTGGGTTATGCAGGCGGTGTCTGAAGAAAAAGCGACTATTGTTTGGTTGCTTGTGCCATGGGTGCAAGATATTCTGGATGCTATCGAGCGTGGTGACATTCGACTGGAAGACTATCGCATTGACCAATGGAGACTGATGCATATTGGAGCACAACCAGTGCCTCCTAGTCTGATACGCAGATGGAAGCAGGTATTCCCAAATCATCAGTATGATACCAACTATGGTCTCAGTGAATCAATTGGGCCAGGCTGTGTTCATCTTGGGGTTGAAAACATACATAAGGTTGGATCAATCGGAAAAGCAGGCTATCTATGGGAAATTGCAATAGTTAAAGAGAACGGCGAGCCTGTTGAGCAAGGAGAAGTAGGTGAATTGATTGTCAAAGGTCCCGGTGTGATGAAATGCTACTTCAACAACCCGAAAGCAACTGCAGAAATACTCAAGGACGGTTGGTTATATACTGGGGATGTTGCACGAATGGACGAAGATGGTTTTGTTTATCTGGTTGACCGTAAAAAAGATGTTATTATCACTGGTGGGGAAAACCTGTATCCTGTACAGATTGAAGATTTCCTGCGTGCGAATAATGCTATTAAGGATGTGGCTGTGATCGGTTTACCTGACGAGAGACTTGGAGAAATTGCAGCAGCAATTATTGAACTGAAGGAAGGTGCGGTATGCACTGAAGAAGATATTAACGAGTTTTGTATGGAGTTGCCGCGTTATAAACGACCACATAAAATTATTTTTGCCCAGGTACCAAGAAATCCTACCGGCAAAATTGAGAAGCCGCGTCTTCGCGAAATATATTGTGGTAAGAGACTGGTTGAGGCTCAGACGACAAAATAA
- the msrB gene encoding peptide-methionine (R)-S-oxide reductase MsrB, whose translation MNNKFNELDYKFATFAGGCFWCMVPPFRELGGVYQVIAGYTGGHIKNPTYEQVCLGETGHFEAVQIKYDPGMVKYENLLDIFWSQIDPNDPNGQFFDKGSQYRTAIFYHDEKQRELAEESKRNLQNGGSFNKPIATMIIRASEFYPAEEYHQDYHLKNPEHYKSYKIGSGREAFIQKTCRIRETAEKQYIKLDDDTLRNKLSKLQYQVTQENATERPFENEYWDNKEDGIYVDIVSGEPLFISLDKFDSGCGWPSFDKPLVKENIKEKVDKSHSMIRTEVRSKYADSHLGHVFGDGPTPTGVRYCINSAALRFIPVKDLKREGYEEYLKFFDK comes from the coding sequence ATGAACAATAAATTTAACGAATTGGATTATAAATTTGCTACATTTGCTGGTGGATGCTTCTGGTGTATGGTTCCTCCATTTAGAGAACTTGGTGGTGTTTATCAAGTGATTGCAGGCTATACTGGAGGACATATTAAGAATCCGACGTATGAGCAGGTTTGCTTGGGAGAAACAGGGCATTTTGAAGCTGTACAGATCAAATACGACCCTGGGATGGTTAAGTATGAAAACCTCCTGGATATTTTTTGGAGCCAGATTGATCCCAATGATCCAAATGGACAATTTTTTGATAAGGGTTCGCAGTATCGTACAGCAATATTTTACCATGATGAAAAGCAGAGAGAGCTGGCTGAGGAATCAAAGAGAAATTTGCAAAATGGAGGAAGCTTTAATAAACCTATTGCAACAATGATAATAAGGGCTTCAGAATTTTATCCTGCAGAGGAATATCATCAAGATTATCATCTGAAAAATCCTGAGCATTATAAGAGCTACAAGATTGGCTCAGGTCGGGAGGCGTTTATTCAAAAGACTTGCAGAATAAGGGAAACTGCAGAAAAACAATATATTAAATTAGATGATGATACATTAAGGAATAAGTTGTCAAAATTGCAGTATCAAGTAACCCAGGAGAATGCAACGGAAAGGCCTTTCGAGAACGAATACTGGGATAATAAAGAAGACGGAATTTATGTAGATATTGTTTCGGGAGAGCCATTATTCATTTCGCTTGACAAGTTTGATTCAGGATGCGGATGGCCGAGTTTTGATAAACCTCTTGTTAAGGAAAATATAAAAGAAAAGGTTGATAAAAGTCATTCAATGATACGTACTGAAGTGAGAAGCAAATATGCAGACTCTCATTTGGGGCATGTATTTGGTGATGGCCCAACACCAACAGGTGTAAGGTATTGTATAAATTCAGCAGCCTTACGTTTTATACCTGTAAAAGATCTTAAAAGGGAAGGGTATGAGGAGTACCTCAAATTTTTCGATAAATGA
- a CDS encoding alpha-amylase family glycosyl hydrolase has protein sequence MINNSLNPQAGLKILEIDPWLEPHRYDLEERMKRYYGVKQALLGECKSFKDFANGHHYFGFHQTEEGWYYREWAPAAEALYLIGDFNGWNRESHPLTKKDNGVWEIFLPGKNALPHQSLVKVHIKSQGQANDRIPLYIRRVIQNPENHNFSGQIWAPENPFVWTDSEFQVDTSKAPLIYETHVGMAQEKCDMGTYKEFEDTMLPRVKDLGYNTIQIMAIMEHPYYASFGYHVTNFFAASSWFGTPEELKSLINKAHEMGISVLMDIVHSHAAKNFAEGINEFDGTEYQFFHSGGQGTHHVWDSKLFNYGRHEVIHFLLSNIKFWIEEYHFDGFRFDGITSMLYHDHGLGTAFDNYNKYFSMNTHVEALTYLQFANELIKEIKPNSISIAEDMSGMPGMCLPIEYGGIGFDYRLAMGMPDFWVNTLKHRDDDWNMQSLYHELSTSRYMEKRIGYVESHDQALVGDKTFIFWMADKEMYWHMNKESQNLVIERAIALHKMARFITISLGSEGYLNFMGNEFGHPEWIDFPREGNGWSFKHCRRQWTLADSEYLRYHDLNQFDRAMIHFMSEEGLVGCGAPQALWIDQNRKLIVFRKKDFIFIFNFHPTESYPDFELPIHQDGRFQVVIDTDEHRFGGHGRIAHDVIYDTYKLNMNRDFTGISIYSPNRTALVLKKI, from the coding sequence ATGATAAACAACAGTTTAAACCCTCAAGCTGGACTTAAAATACTGGAAATCGACCCATGGCTTGAACCTCACAGGTACGACTTGGAGGAAAGAATGAAGCGCTACTATGGTGTTAAACAAGCACTCCTTGGTGAATGTAAAAGTTTTAAGGATTTTGCAAACGGCCACCATTATTTTGGCTTTCACCAAACTGAAGAGGGCTGGTATTACCGCGAATGGGCACCTGCTGCTGAGGCCTTATACCTCATTGGAGATTTTAACGGCTGGAACCGGGAATCTCATCCCCTTACTAAAAAAGACAATGGAGTTTGGGAAATATTCCTTCCGGGTAAAAACGCACTACCCCATCAATCCCTTGTCAAAGTACATATAAAAAGTCAGGGGCAAGCTAACGATCGAATTCCGCTTTATATAAGAAGAGTTATTCAGAACCCTGAAAATCACAATTTCAGCGGACAAATCTGGGCACCTGAAAATCCTTTTGTGTGGACAGATTCCGAATTCCAGGTAGATACCTCCAAAGCTCCGTTAATTTATGAAACTCACGTAGGAATGGCTCAGGAGAAGTGCGACATGGGAACCTATAAGGAATTCGAGGATACTATGCTTCCTAGAGTAAAGGACCTTGGATACAATACAATTCAGATTATGGCCATTATGGAACATCCATATTATGCCTCCTTTGGATACCACGTTACCAATTTCTTTGCTGCATCCTCATGGTTTGGTACGCCTGAAGAACTAAAATCGCTTATTAATAAGGCCCATGAGATGGGCATTTCTGTCCTCATGGATATTGTACATTCTCATGCTGCAAAGAATTTTGCAGAGGGTATAAATGAGTTTGATGGTACAGAATATCAGTTTTTCCACTCAGGCGGTCAGGGCACTCACCATGTCTGGGACTCCAAGCTGTTCAACTATGGGAGGCATGAAGTTATTCACTTCCTGTTATCCAACATTAAATTCTGGATAGAAGAATATCACTTTGATGGGTTCCGTTTCGACGGTATAACCTCCATGCTCTACCATGACCACGGACTAGGAACAGCTTTTGACAACTATAACAAGTACTTCAGCATGAATACACATGTTGAAGCATTGACGTATCTTCAATTTGCCAATGAGCTGATAAAAGAAATCAAACCTAACTCAATTTCTATCGCTGAGGACATGAGTGGAATGCCTGGAATGTGCCTTCCCATTGAATATGGTGGAATCGGCTTTGATTACAGGCTGGCCATGGGAATGCCAGACTTCTGGGTCAATACCTTGAAGCATAGAGATGACGACTGGAACATGCAGTCGCTGTACCATGAACTGTCGACAAGCCGTTACATGGAAAAGCGCATAGGCTATGTCGAATCACATGATCAGGCATTGGTTGGAGACAAAACTTTTATTTTCTGGATGGCAGACAAAGAAATGTACTGGCATATGAACAAGGAAAGCCAGAACCTGGTTATAGAACGTGCAATTGCACTGCATAAGATGGCACGGTTTATTACAATTTCGCTTGGTTCAGAAGGATATTTGAATTTTATGGGCAATGAGTTTGGCCATCCGGAATGGATTGACTTTCCAAGGGAAGGTAACGGATGGAGCTTCAAACACTGCAGGAGGCAATGGACTCTTGCCGACAGTGAATATCTTAGATATCACGACCTGAACCAATTTGACAGAGCTATGATTCATTTTATGTCTGAAGAAGGTCTGGTAGGATGTGGAGCCCCTCAAGCTCTTTGGATAGACCAGAATAGGAAGCTGATTGTATTCAGAAAAAAGGACTTCATATTCATATTCAATTTTCACCCGACAGAATCTTATCCGGACTTCGAGCTTCCAATCCATCAGGATGGCCGGTTCCAAGTTGTTATAGATACAGATGAGCATAGGTTTGGAGGGCATGGACGTATAGCCCATGATGTTATTTATGATACTTATAAGCTCAATATGAACCGTGATTTTACCGGAATTTCAATATACTCACCCAATCGTACGGCTTTGGTATTAAAAAAGATATAA
- a CDS encoding ABC transporter permease subunit, translated as MNIFIRELRAHRKSLIIWSVAILLMVVSSMGKFSAYAQSGQSMNEIFSNIPKTIKAVLGMGNFDLTKASGFYGMFYLYILLMATIHATLLGANIISKEERDKTTEFLMVKPVSRFEIITAKLLAALFNIVVFNVVTLILSIAIVGKYANGEQITGEIAILMLGMFILQLVFLSIGTGIAAASRNPKAAPGAATVVLLVSFVLSSAISMSSKLDGLKYITPFKYFEAENLLDGGIQPVYVILSLVIIVVMVCVTYVFYKKRDLNV; from the coding sequence ATGAATATTTTTATAAGAGAATTGAGAGCTCATAGGAAATCACTTATTATTTGGAGTGTTGCAATATTGCTCATGGTTGTTTCTTCAATGGGTAAGTTTTCTGCATATGCCCAATCAGGCCAGTCAATGAATGAGATTTTTTCCAATATACCTAAAACAATAAAAGCTGTATTGGGAATGGGTAATTTTGACCTGACAAAAGCCAGCGGATTTTATGGTATGTTTTATTTATATATACTGCTAATGGCTACCATTCATGCTACATTGCTTGGAGCTAACATCATTTCAAAGGAAGAACGGGATAAAACTACGGAGTTTCTAATGGTTAAACCTGTTTCAAGATTTGAAATTATTACCGCAAAGCTTTTGGCAGCACTTTTTAATATTGTTGTATTTAATGTTGTCACACTGATTCTTTCGATAGCCATTGTTGGGAAATATGCCAATGGTGAGCAAATAACAGGTGAAATAGCTATATTGATGCTCGGAATGTTTATATTGCAGCTGGTATTCTTATCAATAGGTACAGGGATAGCAGCTGCAAGCAGAAATCCCAAAGCAGCTCCGGGTGCTGCTACAGTGGTGCTCTTGGTTTCGTTTGTTCTTTCATCAGCAATTAGTATGAGCAGTAAACTTGATGGTTTGAAGTATATTACTCCGTTTAAATACTTTGAAGCCGAAAATTTGTTGGATGGAGGAATACAACCTGTTTATGTGATTTTATCATTAGTAATTATTGTTGTAATGGTTTGTGTAACTTATGTGTTTTATAAAAAGAGAGACTTAAATGTTTAG
- a CDS encoding ABC transporter permease subunit: MNIFLHELRAYRKSVIIWSLSMSLLAVMYIFIFKGLGEDIESFKVFVNNMPDVMKKVFNLYLGNISTLVGFYSIVFPFVVLCGAIQAMNLGIAIVSKEIRDKTADFLMTKPVSRERVLTSKVLAVSSSLAITNIIYLGLTILSATAIVGDYNLKLFLMISVTLFFIQLMFMAIGIIVSVIAGKIKSVISISLSTVFGFYIIGNLGLIIGEEKVRYISPFRYFDAAYIIQNAAYEASYVIAGIIFVISAIVGSYLIYKKKDIHAV, translated from the coding sequence ATGAATATATTCCTGCATGAACTGAGGGCTTACCGCAAATCTGTAATTATTTGGTCACTTTCCATGTCTTTACTGGCAGTTATGTATATATTTATTTTCAAAGGCCTTGGAGAGGATATAGAATCTTTTAAAGTCTTTGTGAATAACATGCCGGATGTAATGAAAAAGGTTTTCAACTTATATTTAGGCAACATTTCTACACTTGTTGGTTTCTATTCAATTGTATTTCCGTTTGTTGTATTGTGTGGAGCAATTCAGGCAATGAATCTTGGAATAGCCATTGTATCAAAAGAAATACGTGACAAAACTGCGGATTTCCTTATGACAAAGCCTGTAAGCCGTGAAAGAGTGCTGACCTCAAAGGTCTTGGCAGTATCGTCTTCACTGGCAATAACGAATATTATTTATCTGGGATTGACGATTTTGTCTGCAACAGCTATAGTTGGTGACTATAATCTAAAATTATTTCTGATGATTTCAGTTACATTATTCTTTATACAATTGATGTTTATGGCTATTGGAATTATTGTTTCAGTTATAGCAGGTAAAATCAAATCAGTGATTTCCATATCCTTAAGTACGGTGTTTGGGTTTTACATCATTGGAAATCTTGGATTAATTATTGGGGAAGAAAAAGTAAGATATATATCCCCTTTCAGGTATTTTGATGCTGCTTACATTATTCAGAATGCTGCGTATGAAGCCTCTTACGTCATTGCAGGAATTATTTTTGTTATTTCAGCTATTGTGGGAAGTTACCTGATATATAAGAAAAAAGACATCCATGCGGTTTAA
- a CDS encoding ABC transporter ATP-binding protein → MNVIEIKNLTKNYGKSRGIIDVSFNVEEGEIFGFIGPNGAGKSTTIRTLLSLIYPTSGSAEIFGKDCIKFAPEIARDIGYLPSEVFYYDKMKVIDLLKYSASFYKKDCSKRIKELAEIMDLDLKKRIDDLSFGNKKKVGIVQGLLHEPKLIILDEPTSGLDPLMQQKFFDLLKEENKKGATILLSSHVLSEVQRLCTRVAIIKEGRIIKLEKMSNLTENNYKKFKVEMKSEVDPNYFNIGGVSNLEIKDKSVSFLFKGNVNLIMKKISDVEISNVWIEEPSLEEIFMHYYEKEA, encoded by the coding sequence ATGAATGTTATCGAAATTAAAAACCTGACCAAGAACTATGGTAAATCGAGAGGGATTATTGATGTTAGCTTTAATGTCGAGGAAGGCGAAATTTTTGGGTTTATTGGCCCTAACGGAGCGGGTAAGTCTACTACAATCAGGACCCTGCTATCTTTGATTTATCCAACCAGTGGCAGTGCTGAGATTTTTGGAAAGGATTGCATCAAATTTGCTCCCGAAATTGCCAGAGATATTGGTTATTTACCCTCGGAAGTATTTTATTACGATAAAATGAAGGTTATTGACCTGTTAAAATATTCTGCTAGTTTTTATAAAAAGGATTGCAGCAAAAGAATCAAGGAACTGGCTGAAATAATGGATTTAGACCTCAAGAAAAGAATTGATGATTTGTCCTTTGGAAATAAAAAGAAGGTCGGGATTGTGCAAGGCCTACTTCATGAGCCAAAGCTGATTATACTTGATGAGCCCACAAGCGGTCTTGATCCTCTTATGCAGCAAAAGTTCTTTGATTTACTTAAGGAGGAAAATAAAAAAGGTGCAACAATTCTCCTGTCGTCCCATGTATTAAGTGAAGTTCAAAGGTTGTGCACACGCGTAGCCATAATTAAAGAAGGCCGAATTATCAAACTGGAAAAAATGAGTAATTTGACAGAGAATAATTATAAGAAGTTCAAGGTTGAAATGAAATCGGAAGTAGACCCAAACTATTTCAACATTGGTGGCGTGAGTAATCTTGAAATAAAGGATAAGTCAGTGAGCTTTTTGTTTAAGGGTAATGTCAACTTGATAATGAAAAAGATTTCGGATGTGGAAATATCCAATGTCTGGATAGAGGAACCAAGTCTTGAGGAAATCTTTATGCACTACTATGAAAAGGAGGCCTGA
- a CDS encoding ferritin, whose protein sequence is MINEKLEKLLNDQIQKEFYSAYLYLSFEVYFTSRNLNGFANWFRVQAMEERDHAIIFLNYLNLVGGRVKLQELPAPEWNFNSIEEVLTKALEHERFVTGSIYSIADQAIEDRDHKTNSFIKWFIDEQTEEEANAEQNLSSIKLIGENDGKGILMLDAELAKRVYVVPAPLAAKGQ, encoded by the coding sequence ATGATTAACGAAAAACTTGAAAAATTGTTAAATGATCAAATTCAAAAAGAATTTTATTCTGCATACCTTTATCTTTCTTTTGAAGTATACTTTACATCAAGAAATCTAAACGGTTTTGCCAATTGGTTCAGAGTACAGGCAATGGAGGAGAGAGATCACGCAATTATCTTCTTGAATTATTTGAATCTTGTGGGGGGACGTGTAAAACTTCAGGAATTACCAGCACCTGAATGGAATTTCAATTCTATTGAAGAAGTATTGACCAAAGCACTTGAGCATGAACGCTTTGTAACAGGTTCCATTTACAGTATTGCTGATCAAGCTATTGAAGATCGTGATCATAAAACGAATTCATTCATAAAGTGGTTCATAGATGAGCAGACTGAGGAAGAAGCCAATGCAGAACAGAATCTCAGCAGTATTAAACTGATAGGCGAGAATGACGGAAAAGGTATATTAATGCTTGATGCTGAATTGGCAAAGAGAGTTTATGTTGTTCCGGCACCTCTAGCTGCAAAAGGACAGTAA